From Parasphaerochaeta coccoides DSM 17374, a single genomic window includes:
- a CDS encoding sugar kinase, with protein sequence MHDKKIVTFGEIMLRLKSPGHDRLFQSPLLEATFGGGEANVAVSLSIFGKKTRFVTALPDNAVGEAAVRELNKYGVDTSRILRTKGGRVGIYYLETGANQRASSVVYDRAGSSISEASPEDFDFTAIFSDACWLHVTGITPALSQKAADSAIAAAKAAKKAGALVSVDLNYRKKLWNYGKTAPEVMRTLVAHADVIIANEEDIQKCLGIEASVDVTSGELDTDQYRKLTEEVKKQFPNISIIAVTLRESHSADRNGWSAALSGKTGFYLSRRYEITDIVDRVGGGDSFAAGIIYGLTEFPADEERIINYAVASSALKHSINGDFNLSRKSEVEALLKGDGSGRVQR encoded by the coding sequence AGTGACGTTTGGAGAAATCATGCTCAGGCTCAAATCCCCTGGACATGACCGCTTATTCCAGTCCCCTCTCCTTGAGGCGACTTTCGGAGGTGGAGAAGCCAACGTAGCGGTATCGCTGTCAATTTTTGGAAAGAAAACCCGTTTTGTCACGGCATTGCCGGACAACGCAGTCGGAGAAGCGGCTGTCCGTGAGTTGAACAAATATGGAGTGGACACATCCCGGATTCTCAGAACCAAAGGCGGACGCGTCGGTATCTATTACCTTGAGACAGGCGCGAATCAAAGGGCGAGCAGCGTTGTCTATGACCGTGCAGGCAGTTCCATCTCCGAGGCGTCTCCCGAAGATTTTGATTTCACCGCCATCTTTTCTGATGCCTGCTGGCTCCATGTGACCGGCATTACCCCAGCCTTGAGCCAGAAAGCCGCGGACAGTGCCATTGCCGCCGCAAAAGCCGCCAAGAAAGCAGGGGCACTGGTGAGCGTGGATCTCAACTACCGCAAGAAGCTGTGGAACTATGGCAAGACGGCTCCCGAAGTCATGCGTACTCTTGTCGCTCATGCGGATGTAATCATCGCCAACGAGGAAGACATCCAGAAATGCTTGGGCATAGAGGCTTCTGTAGACGTGACCAGCGGAGAGCTTGATACCGACCAATACCGGAAGCTGACCGAGGAAGTGAAGAAGCAGTTCCCCAATATTTCCATCATCGCCGTCACACTGCGGGAAAGCCACAGTGCTGACAGGAACGGCTGGTCAGCGGCTCTTTCCGGAAAGACAGGTTTCTACCTGTCCCGCAGGTATGAGATTACAGATATCGTTGACCGGGTGGGAGGCGGAGATTCCTTTGCCGCAGGCATCATTTACGGCCTGACTGAATTTCCCGCCGACGAGGAGCGCATCATCAATTACGCAGTGGCATCTTCCGCCCTCAAGCATTCCATCAACGGAGACTTCAACTTGAGCCGCAAAAGCGAGGTTGAAGCCTTGCTCAAGGGCGATGGTTCAGGACGCGTACAGAGATAA